A window of Auraticoccus monumenti contains these coding sequences:
- a CDS encoding S8 family peptidase encodes MSSLTRPRARRLTLAASGIISITGLCLAGLAAPTAGAAPTADGEPMSYVVNTRPSAQQTARAEQAVEAAGATVVQSWPQIGVVIAHSDSASFRTDVRQGRLGNAVVSVGATRTAALEVPESEAGPQLRTARAGATFEERQGVSVEAVAADPREGEQWDMAQIGADVAGDGSPDVAVAVLDSGIDDDHPDLAGQVDAANSVGCTDGGVPDTSREAWIPTNSSHGTHVAGTIGAARNGVGIVGVAPATTLTSVKVVNDDGFIYPEYAICGFVWAADHGADVTNNSYYIDPWMFWCGSDPDQAAVKDAVTKAVRYSEKKGVVSAAAAGNSNYDLADKTTDASSPNDTTPTPRELDASCIDMPTEIEGVVTVASNDINVLKSSFSNYGEGVIDVTAPGSRILSTVDGGGYAIYNGTSMASPHAAGVLALLAAEHPKAKPARLVAMLRAQADDVPCPADARCTGSTEDNAFYGDGLVDADEATGDEQQD; translated from the coding sequence ATGAGTTCCCTGACCCGCCCCCGTGCCCGGCGCCTGACCCTGGCCGCCAGCGGCATCATCTCCATCACCGGGCTCTGCCTGGCCGGCCTCGCCGCCCCCACGGCCGGCGCCGCACCCACCGCCGACGGCGAGCCGATGAGCTACGTGGTCAACACCCGCCCCAGCGCCCAGCAGACCGCCCGCGCCGAGCAGGCCGTCGAGGCCGCCGGCGCCACGGTGGTGCAGTCCTGGCCGCAGATCGGCGTGGTCATCGCCCACTCCGACTCCGCCAGCTTCCGCACCGACGTCCGCCAGGGCCGCCTCGGGAACGCCGTGGTGTCCGTCGGCGCCACCCGGACCGCCGCCCTCGAGGTCCCCGAGAGCGAGGCCGGTCCGCAGCTGCGCACCGCCCGCGCCGGCGCCACCTTCGAGGAGCGCCAGGGCGTGAGCGTGGAGGCCGTCGCCGCCGACCCGCGCGAGGGCGAGCAGTGGGACATGGCCCAGATCGGGGCCGACGTCGCAGGCGACGGCAGCCCCGACGTCGCCGTGGCCGTGCTGGACAGCGGCATCGACGACGACCACCCCGACCTGGCCGGTCAGGTGGACGCGGCCAACTCCGTCGGCTGCACCGACGGCGGCGTCCCCGACACCAGCCGTGAGGCGTGGATCCCCACCAACAGCAGCCACGGCACCCACGTGGCCGGCACCATCGGGGCCGCGCGCAACGGCGTGGGCATCGTGGGCGTCGCACCGGCCACCACCCTCACCTCGGTGAAGGTGGTCAACGACGACGGCTTCATCTACCCCGAGTACGCGATCTGCGGCTTCGTCTGGGCCGCCGACCACGGCGCCGACGTCACCAACAACAGCTACTACATCGACCCGTGGATGTTCTGGTGCGGCAGCGACCCCGACCAGGCTGCGGTCAAGGACGCCGTCACCAAGGCCGTGAGGTACTCGGAGAAGAAGGGCGTGGTCAGCGCGGCCGCCGCCGGCAACTCCAACTACGACCTGGCCGACAAGACCACCGACGCCTCCAGCCCCAACGACACCACCCCGACCCCGCGGGAGCTGGACGCCAGCTGCATCGACATGCCCACCGAGATCGAGGGCGTGGTCACCGTGGCCTCCAACGACATCAACGTGCTGAAGTCGAGCTTCTCCAACTACGGCGAGGGCGTCATCGACGTCACCGCCCCCGGCAGCCGCATCCTGTCCACCGTCGACGGCGGCGGCTACGCGATCTACAACGGCACCTCGATGGCCTCCCCGCACGCCGCCGGCGTGCTGGCCCTGCTGGCCGCCGAGCACCCGAAGGCCAAGCCGGCCAGGCTCGTCGCCATGCTGCGCGCGCAGGCCGACGACGTCCCCTGCCCCGCCGACGCCCGCTGCACCGGCAGCACCGAGGACAACGCCTTCTACGGTGACGGCCTGGTCGACGCCGACGAGGCGACCGGGGACGAGCAGCAGGACTGA